A genomic segment from Thermostichus lividus PCC 6715 encodes:
- a CDS encoding response regulator transcription factor, which yields MFVHIEIIESNPHLRSLLGWHLQQVGHTVHLASGCQQGQEVFQQRHPDLVVLDLDLNEGNGLDLCRWLHYQQQAIILVLSAHGDETDVVAALRSGADDYLAKPFGMQEFLARVEVLTRRSRPFLPSVLNLGELQVDLVQRRVVVRNMPVDLTPQEFSLLYVLTQMGGTPLSRQELLRRAWPESIDNPRTVDTHILSLRKKIELDPQQPRLIQTVRNVGYRLHLEPVNGRHRHNGVKPHQRPAQSRSSHVLV from the coding sequence ATGTTTGTGCATATCGAAATTATTGAGAGCAACCCCCACCTCCGATCTCTCCTAGGCTGGCATTTACAGCAGGTTGGCCATACCGTTCACTTGGCCAGTGGGTGTCAGCAGGGGCAAGAGGTCTTTCAACAGCGCCATCCCGATCTTGTTGTCCTAGACCTCGACTTAAATGAAGGGAATGGCCTTGATCTGTGCCGCTGGCTTCACTATCAGCAGCAGGCCATTATCTTAGTACTTTCGGCTCACGGCGATGAAACAGATGTTGTGGCCGCCTTGCGCTCAGGTGCCGATGACTATCTTGCCAAGCCGTTTGGGATGCAGGAGTTTTTAGCCCGGGTCGAAGTCCTCACGCGCCGTAGCCGTCCGTTTTTACCTAGCGTTCTGAATCTAGGTGAGTTGCAAGTGGATTTGGTGCAACGACGAGTTGTTGTCCGGAATATGCCGGTCGATCTAACACCCCAAGAGTTTAGTTTGCTCTATGTGCTCACGCAAATGGGAGGCACACCCCTCAGTCGTCAAGAACTCCTGCGCAGGGCATGGCCCGAAAGTATTGATAACCCACGCACTGTCGATACGCATATTCTATCTTTACGCAAAAAAATAGAGCTTGATCCCCAGCAACCGCGTCTCATTCAAACGGTACGCAATGTGGGCTATCGTCTGCACCTCGAACCCGTGAACGGTCGCCACAGGCACAATGGGGTGAAACCCCACCAACGTCCAGCACAGTCCCGTTCCTCCCATGTGTTGGTCTAG
- the bioF gene encoding 8-amino-7-oxononanoate synthase — translation MSQAFAWLEPALGALQRAHWWRQPRASSAPAALVTLEDGGQPLINFCSNDYLGLATHPAVKAAAIQAIQEWGTGATGSRLLSGERPLHAELESAIAHWKGTEAALVFSSGTAANIGTIAALVDPRDLILADSYNHACLKKGARLSRATYYEYRHNDVEQLRHYLKKYRHQYRRCLILSDGVFSMDGDVAPLPDIRQLGAEFTAMVLVDDAHGTGVLGATGAGTLEALGQSNTGVIQMGTLSKALGSLGGYIAGDQSLITYLRHRASTWVYSTGLSPADTAAALAAIQMVQSEPQHRQALHDRIQQLAIGLAKGGVQVLPRSVPTPIFCLPAPDVATVQAWGQQLQAQGCWVAAVRPPTVPYSRLRITLRADHTPQHIDQLLTALLSLHI, via the coding sequence ATGTCTCAAGCTTTTGCATGGTTAGAACCCGCCTTAGGTGCACTTCAGCGAGCCCACTGGTGGCGGCAGCCAAGAGCCAGTAGTGCACCGGCTGCCCTTGTGACCCTCGAAGATGGGGGGCAGCCACTAATTAACTTTTGCAGTAATGATTACCTCGGCTTAGCCACTCATCCAGCCGTCAAAGCTGCTGCCATTCAAGCTATTCAGGAGTGGGGCACTGGTGCAACAGGCTCCCGCTTACTCAGTGGTGAGCGCCCTTTGCACGCAGAGCTTGAAAGCGCGATCGCCCATTGGAAAGGCACCGAAGCCGCCCTTGTCTTTAGCTCCGGCACCGCCGCCAATATCGGTACCATTGCCGCTCTAGTGGATCCACGGGATCTCATTCTTGCAGATAGCTATAATCACGCTTGTCTTAAAAAAGGAGCACGCCTAAGCCGGGCAACCTACTACGAGTACCGCCACAATGATGTAGAACAGTTGCGGCATTACTTAAAAAAATACCGTCACCAGTACCGCCGTTGCCTGATTCTCAGCGACGGAGTGTTCAGTATGGATGGGGATGTTGCCCCACTGCCAGACATCCGTCAGCTTGGGGCAGAATTTACTGCCATGGTGTTGGTGGATGATGCCCACGGCACAGGCGTATTAGGGGCAACGGGGGCAGGCACCCTAGAAGCCCTAGGCCAGTCCAACACTGGGGTGATTCAGATGGGAACCCTCAGTAAAGCGCTGGGGAGCTTAGGGGGGTATATCGCAGGCGATCAGTCCCTCATTACCTACCTCCGCCACCGCGCCAGTACGTGGGTTTATAGTACTGGCCTCTCCCCCGCTGATACCGCCGCTGCCTTAGCTGCGATTCAGATGGTGCAATCTGAACCCCAACACCGCCAAGCTCTACACGATCGCATTCAGCAGTTGGCCATAGGACTGGCTAAGGGGGGAGTGCAGGTACTGCCTCGTTCCGTGCCGACCCCCATTTTTTGCCTCCCTGCCCCTGATGTGGCCACCGTCCAAGCATGGGGACAGCAGTTACAGGCTCAGGGCTGTTGGGTGGCTGCTGTCCGTCCGCCCACCGTGCCCTACAGTCGGCTGCGGATTACCCTGCGTGCCGATCACACACCGCAGCACATTGACCAATTATTGACGGCATTACTGTCGCTGCACATCTAA